The following are encoded together in the Neomonachus schauinslandi chromosome 15, ASM220157v2, whole genome shotgun sequence genome:
- the ANKRD40CL gene encoding putative ANKRD40 C-terminal-like protein, which translates to MAEPQQDMREKPAVRIQSPRENDFIEVELNRGELSYQNLLKVSCCELGIEPERVKTIRKLPNTLLRKDKDILRLRDFQEIELILMKNGSSELVEYTPSLTEKPCYNSNAAKLTY; encoded by the exons ATGGCCGAACCCCAACAGGACATGAGGGAGAAGCCGGCAG TCAGAATTCAGAGTCCCAGAGAAAATGACTTCATTGAAGTTGAACTGAACAGAGGAGAGCTGAGTTATCAGAATCTACTAAAAGTCAGTTGCTGTGAACTGGGGATTGAACCAGAGCGAGTGAAGACGATCAGAAAGCTACCAAACACACTGCTCAGAAAG GACAAAGACATTCTAAGACTACGGGACTTTCAGGAAATAGAACTCATCCTAATGAAAAACGGAAGCTCTGAATTGGTAGAATACACACCATCCCTGACAGAGAAGCCCTGCTACAACAGCAATGCTGCTAAACTGACCTATTAG